A window of Betaproteobacteria bacterium genomic DNA:
CCGCGTTTTTTTGCGCGATGCCAGCGTCTCGGGCGGCGATCTGGACGTGGCAGGCGTTCGCCAGCCCATGCGCATTGCCGCCGCGGCCTTTGGCACTGCGGATGAAGAACAATGGGGAATAGCCGCTCGTAGCGTGGATTTTTTCGACGTCAAGAACGACGTCGAAGTGCTGTTGGCGCCTGCACAGGTCCGGGTCGTGGCCGCGCCGCATCCGGCTCTGCATCCGGGCCGCAGCGCGCGCATGCTGCTGAACGGCTCGGAGATCGGATGGATCGGTGAGCTGCATCCCAGGTTGCAACGAAAATACGAACTGCCAGCGCCGCTGGTTTTATTCGAAATGGATGCCGAGCCCTTGCTAGCCCGCAGCCTGCCGCAATACTGCGAAGTGTCGAAGTTTCCGCCCGTGCGCCGCGATCTGGCGGTCACTGTGGACGAAAAAATCCCGGTTCAGTTGATCCTGGATGGCCTGATGCAGTCGAAAGCACCTATTGTCGATGCCGTTTCGGTGTTCGACGTATATCGCGGTAAGGGCATTGAAAACGGCAAAAAAGGTCTTGCATTCCGAGTGTTATTGCAAGATACTCAAAAAACTCTGACCGATGCCGAAGTGGACGCCGCACTGGCGGGTCTGCGCAGGGTTCTGGAACAAGAATACGGTGCCAAGCTCCGACAATAAGGTGAACCGATGACACTGACCAAAGCCGACCTGGCGGATCTGTTGTTCGAGAAGGTGGGATTGAACAAGCGCGAAGCCAAGGACATGGTGGAATCGTTTTTCGAGGAAGTGCGCATGGCTTTGGAAAACGGCGACGGCGTGAAGCTGTCCGGTTTCGGCAATTTTCAGTTGCGCGACAAGCCACAGCGGCCCGGACGCAATCCCAAGACCGGCGAAGAAATACCGATCACGGCGCGTCGTGTCGTGACATTTCATGCCAGCCAGAAACTGAAGGCGATGGTCGAGAAGAACTACGGTGGACAGCAGCAACCACAGCAGCAGTCCTAGGGCACCGCTGCCCCCGATTCCCGCCAAGCGTTACTTCACCATCGGTGAAGTCAGCGAGCTTTGCGGTGTCAAACCGCATGTGTTGCGCTACTGGGAGCAGGAGTTTACCCAGCTCAAACCGGTGAAGCGGCGCGGCAACCGCCGTTATTACCAGCATCATGAAGTATTGCTTATCCGCCGTATTCGCGAGCTTCTTTACGAGCAGGGATTCACCATCAGTGGCGCGCGAGCCCGGCTGGATGAATCCGCCGTGCAGATGAAACCCTCCGCTTCCGCCAAGTTCAACTCTGCGGTTTTACGCCGGGAAATCCAGAGCCTGCTCGACATCCTGCGCGAGTAACGTGTCCGGCATCGGGCCTGCTATAATCCGCCGGTAAATTCGGGGCGTAGCGCAGCCTGGTAGCGTACCTGCATGGGGTGCAGGTGGTCGGAGGTTCAAATCCTCTCGCCCCGACCATTTTTCCGCGTCAATAACCACTGGCCGGCAGGCTTTCGAGAAGAATGAACGGACGGGAAGTAAACGTTTCCAGTTCTTTCGTTCTTCGGGACGAGGTCCGGGCCAGCCAATTCAGCCGATGCGTATTCTCCTGAGCAACGACGACGGGTATTTCGCGCCCGGCCTCGCCGTGCTCGCGGAGGCCTTGTCGAAATTCGCGGAAATCGTCGTGGTTGCGCCAGAGCGTGATCGCAGCGGCGCCAGCAATTCCCTCACGCTTGATCGTCCCTTGCTGGTCAGGCGTTCCCACAATGGATTTCACTATGTCAACGGCACGCCCACGGACTGCGTGCACCTTGCCGTGACCGGACTTCTCGATCAGATGCCGGACATGGTGATATCGGGCATCAATCACGGCGCCAACATGGGCGACGACACCATCTATTCGGGCACGGTGGCGGCGGCGACGGAAGGGTTTCTCCTGGGAATCCCGTCCATTGCCGTGTCCTTGGCCAGCAAATCGGCAGGTCACTACGTCACGGCCGCTCGGGTGGCCTGTGAAATGTTCGAGCGCTTTCGCGATCGTCCCATAGCATTTCCGCTGTTGCTGAATGTGAATGTGCCCGACGTTGCCTACGATCAGTTGGTGGGCGTCGAAGTCACCCGGCTAGGCCGACGGCATAAGGCCGAACCGGTGATCAAGTCCACCAATCCGCGGGGTGAGATTGTTTACTGGGTCGGTGCGGCCGGTGATGCGCAAGATGCCGGGTCAGGTACGGACTTCCATGCGGTCGCGCACGGCAAGGTATCGGTCACGCCGCTGCAGATCGACCTGACGCAGTACGCCAGCATTGATCGCTTGCGGAACTGGCTGACAGAGCCTGCGCTGACATGATCCACTGCCGATGCACGTGTCCAGGCCATTCCCGATCAGATGAATAACAGGATCGCCGGCATAGGCATGACCTCGCAGCGCACGCGCATGCGCATGATCGAGCGGCTGCGCGACCAGGGCGTGAAGGACGAGGTGGTGTTGAACGCGATGGCAGAAATACCACGTCACATCTTTGTCGATGAGGCACTGGCAAGTCGTGCCTATGACGATGTCGCGTTGCCGATCGGATTCGGCCAGACCATTTCCAATCCGTTCACCGTGGCGCGTATGGTAGAACTTGCACGAGGCGGTCGTGAGCTCCACAAGGTGCTGGAGATCGGTACCGGCTGCGGATATCAGGCAGCAGTCTTGTCGCGCGTGGCCCGCGAAGTCTATTCGCTGGAACGACTGGCCGGACTACTGTCGAAAGCCAGAGTAAGGTTGCGCGAACTCGGTCTGCGCAACATCAAGCTGAAGCACGGCGACGGGCATGCGGGCCTGAAGGAACAGGGCCCGTTCGACGCGATTGTCATGGCGGCGGCGGCGACCCACCTGCCGGAAATGCTGGCGGATCAGCTTGGCGAAGGAGGGCGGCTGGTATTGCCGCTGGGTACTCGCGAGCAGCGGCTCGTTCTGGTCGAACGCAATGCGGACGGTTTCACGCAGTCGGTGCTCGACGAAGTCAAATTCGTGCCGCTGATTGCTGGAGTGTCGGCATGACTCTTTTTTCATTGCGCTGTTTTTGGCCTGGAATTCTGATGGGCGCGATGACAGCGCTAGTGACTGCTTGCGGTTCGACCCCGACCGCCGCGCCGGTGATCGAACGTTCCCCCAACGCCGGGACTGCGGCGAAGACGGCACCTGCAGCATCGTCCGCCACCGCCGCCGCGTCTAAGCCGCAGACTTCGGCGCCGCCGAATCCCGCGCCGACCAATCCGCCAGCGACCGTCGCGCCGGCAGTCTCGACCGCAAAATCGGAAAAGCTACCCCTGCCCGTACCGGAAAAACTACCCGCGCCGATGGAGGAGCCCACTACCAAGCCCTATCGCGAAGGCGACTGGCGACCTGAGTATCACATCGTGAAGAAAGGTGACACGCTCTACAGCATTGCGCTCGACTACGGTCAGGATTATCGTGAGTTGGCGGCATGGAATAATCTGGAAGATCCGGGATTGATCAAGATCGATCAACGTCTGCGGCTGTTTCCGCGGGACAGCGTAGGCGAGGCTACAACCGCGCAGCCGATGCCGCTTCCTGCGCCGGTGGCGGCGCCCGTGTTCTCCGAACCCAAGGCGCGCAAGCTGCCGTATTCGGAACAGGCTCTCGCGCAACTTAAAATGCCTGCGTCAAGAGCGGCTGCGACCCCGACCCCATCGGTACCGGCGACGACTCAACCGTCGGCCAAGTCGCCGACAACTCATGCAACGACGGCGCCACTACCGGCGCCAGCGCAGAAGGAAACGCCATCCGGCGACGGCAAAATGATCTGGGAATGGCCGGCGCAGGGCAGGTTGTTGTACGCATTTGGCCAGGGTGCGAATCAGAAGGGGGTCGGCATCGAAGGACGCAGCGGTCAACCTGTGCTGGCAGCCGCGCCCGGCAAAGTGGTATACAGCGGCAGTGGACTACGCGGTTATGGAAAACTTATCATCATCAAACACAATGAGTCTTATCTTAGCGTGTACGCGCACAACAGCCAGATCCTCGTGAAGGAAGGGCAGACCGTAGCGAAGGGCCAGAAGATTGCCGAAATCGGTGATACCGACAGCGACCGCGTCGCATTGCATTTCGAGATCCGCCGTCTCGGCAAACCTATCGATCCGCTCCAGTACCTTCCCGAGCGGATCTCATGAACGAAGACAACTTCTCCTCCCAGGAAGAAGAAGTCGAGGAACCCGCATCGACGGACGATGCGGCAATCGAGGACTATTTCGGTCCCGATATCCTAAGCGACGTCACTCAGCTCTACTTCAACGATATTGG
This region includes:
- a CDS encoding integration host factor subunit alpha, with amino-acid sequence MTLTKADLADLLFEKVGLNKREAKDMVESFFEEVRMALENGDGVKLSGFGNFQLRDKPQRPGRNPKTGEEIPITARRVVTFHASQKLKAMVEKNYGGQQQPQQQS
- a CDS encoding MerR family transcriptional regulator — its product is MDSSNHSSSPRAPLPPIPAKRYFTIGEVSELCGVKPHVLRYWEQEFTQLKPVKRRGNRRYYQHHEVLLIRRIRELLYEQGFTISGARARLDESAVQMKPSASAKFNSAVLRREIQSLLDILRE
- the surE gene encoding 5'/3'-nucleotidase SurE, whose amino-acid sequence is MRILLSNDDGYFAPGLAVLAEALSKFAEIVVVAPERDRSGASNSLTLDRPLLVRRSHNGFHYVNGTPTDCVHLAVTGLLDQMPDMVISGINHGANMGDDTIYSGTVAAATEGFLLGIPSIAVSLASKSAGHYVTAARVACEMFERFRDRPIAFPLLLNVNVPDVAYDQLVGVEVTRLGRRHKAEPVIKSTNPRGEIVYWVGAAGDAQDAGSGTDFHAVAHGKVSVTPLQIDLTQYASIDRLRNWLTEPALT
- a CDS encoding protein-L-isoaspartate(D-aspartate) O-methyltransferase, producing MNNRIAGIGMTSQRTRMRMIERLRDQGVKDEVVLNAMAEIPRHIFVDEALASRAYDDVALPIGFGQTISNPFTVARMVELARGGRELHKVLEIGTGCGYQAAVLSRVAREVYSLERLAGLLSKARVRLRELGLRNIKLKHGDGHAGLKEQGPFDAIVMAAAATHLPEMLADQLGEGGRLVLPLGTREQRLVLVERNADGFTQSVLDEVKFVPLIAGVSA
- a CDS encoding peptidoglycan DD-metalloendopeptidase family protein: MTALVTACGSTPTAAPVIERSPNAGTAAKTAPAASSATAAASKPQTSAPPNPAPTNPPATVAPAVSTAKSEKLPLPVPEKLPAPMEEPTTKPYREGDWRPEYHIVKKGDTLYSIALDYGQDYRELAAWNNLEDPGLIKIDQRLRLFPRDSVGEATTAQPMPLPAPVAAPVFSEPKARKLPYSEQALAQLKMPASRAAATPTPSVPATTQPSAKSPTTHATTAPLPAPAQKETPSGDGKMIWEWPAQGRLLYAFGQGANQKGVGIEGRSGQPVLAAAPGKVVYSGSGLRGYGKLIIIKHNESYLSVYAHNSQILVKEGQTVAKGQKIAEIGDTDSDRVALHFEIRRLGKPIDPLQYLPERIS